A section of the Rhodobacteraceae bacterium M382 genome encodes:
- a CDS encoding tetratricopeptide repeat protein — translation MKDRYGSDVTTQSQSARDAYVDGVDRLLAASDDVEGAFRAAIAADDGFAMARIGLARYFQLCGRGAEARAALAEARDRLGGVTAREAAQIDILGDMIEGRVAQAYGRVRAHVADHPRDVLLAQSCTSVFGLIGFSGQPGREAEQLAYTTVLAPQYGEDWWFLCQHAFAQMEAGQTGPAADNIERALALKPDSAHSAHVRAHLYYENGETEAGFDYIHGFWSEYPETAYLHCHMSWHVALWALARGEVAQMWSVFDRSVGPQRSAAPPLNVLTDSAALLYRAAAAGVEVAPERWRQVSDYAARMFPKPGLAFADVHAALAHAMSGQTERLETVIDGAKGPAAPVVSALAQSFRALAAQDPGQAVQLMTGVMSEHERIGGSRAQRDVLEIALVSALLGAGCVEEARRCLDLRRPHTAHDHAVAGLQH, via the coding sequence TTGAAAGACAGATACGGAAGTGATGTGACAACGCAATCGCAGAGCGCGCGCGATGCCTATGTTGACGGGGTCGACCGGCTGCTTGCGGCCAGTGACGATGTCGAGGGCGCGTTTCGCGCGGCCATTGCGGCCGACGACGGGTTTGCCATGGCCCGGATCGGATTGGCGCGGTATTTCCAACTGTGCGGTCGCGGGGCCGAAGCCCGCGCTGCGCTGGCCGAGGCACGGGACCGATTGGGCGGTGTCACCGCCCGCGAAGCCGCCCAGATTGATATTTTGGGCGATATGATCGAGGGGCGTGTTGCACAGGCGTATGGCCGGGTGCGGGCCCATGTGGCGGACCACCCGAGAGATGTCCTGTTGGCGCAGAGCTGTACCAGCGTCTTTGGGTTGATCGGATTTTCCGGCCAACCCGGGCGCGAGGCCGAACAACTGGCCTATACCACCGTGTTGGCCCCACAGTACGGCGAGGATTGGTGGTTTCTGTGCCAGCACGCCTTTGCCCAGATGGAGGCCGGGCAGACAGGCCCGGCGGCGGATAATATCGAACGCGCATTGGCGTTGAAGCCGGACAGCGCGCACAGTGCCCATGTGCGGGCGCATCTGTATTATGAAAACGGCGAGACCGAAGCCGGGTTCGACTATATCCACGGGTTCTGGTCCGAGTATCCCGAGACGGCCTATTTGCATTGTCACATGAGCTGGCATGTCGCCCTATGGGCGTTGGCACGGGGAGAGGTGGCACAGATGTGGTCGGTGTTCGACCGGTCCGTTGGCCCCCAGCGGTCGGCGGCCCCGCCGTTGAATGTGCTGACCGACAGCGCCGCGCTTTTGTATCGGGCCGCGGCCGCGGGGGTGGAGGTTGCGCCTGAGCGCTGGCGTCAGGTCAGCGACTATGCCGCGCGCATGTTTCCCAAGCCGGGGTTGGCCTTTGCCGATGTTCACGCGGCCCTGGCCCATGCCATGTCCGGCCAGACCGAGCGATTGGAAACGGTGATTGATGGGGCCAAGGGACCAGCCGCCCCGGTGGTGTCGGCTCTGGCACAGAGTTTCCGGGCGCTTGCCGCGCAGGATCCGGGGCAGGCGGTGCAGCTGATGACCGGGGTGATGAGCGAACACGAACGCATCGGTGGCAGCCGGGCGCAGCGGGACGTTCTGGAAATCGCATTGGTCAGCGCCTTGTTGGGCGCGGGCTGTGTCGAGGAAGCGCGGCGATGTCTGGATCTGCGCCGCCCCCATACTGCGCATGACCATGCGGTTGCGGGATTGCAGCACTGA
- the tatC gene encoding twin-arginine translocase subunit TatC: protein MSQTDNIDDSSAPLIEHLTELRSRLIHSVVAFLIGMIICFTVATPIFNFLTAPLCQVLSERGQDCDLIFISPQEGFFVAIKVSLLGGLILSFPYIGLQMWRFVAPGLYNSEKGAFLPFLIASPFMFLLGSSFAFYVVTPLAYDFFLGFQQFGAEGEAVAEGAAAPLSVVFQGSAQEYLNLTIKFIVAFGMCFQLPVLLTLMGKAGLVSAEGLGAVRKYAVVAILVLAALVTPPDVITQVILFVVVYGLYEISIFLVRRVETKREAKLRAEGYYDDEDDADDGHFDDPLMAEFDEDDKADK, encoded by the coding sequence ATGAGTCAGACAGACAACATCGACGATTCTTCGGCCCCGTTGATCGAACATCTGACCGAATTGCGGTCCCGTTTGATTCATTCGGTGGTGGCGTTTCTGATCGGGATGATCATCTGTTTCACTGTCGCGACCCCGATTTTCAATTTCCTGACCGCGCCGCTGTGTCAGGTGTTGTCCGAACGGGGCCAGGATTGCGACCTGATCTTTATCTCGCCGCAAGAGGGCTTCTTTGTTGCGATCAAGGTCTCGTTGCTGGGCGGGTTGATCCTGTCGTTTCCCTATATCGGGTTGCAGATGTGGCGGTTTGTGGCGCCGGGGCTGTATAATTCGGAAAAAGGCGCGTTTCTGCCGTTCCTGATTGCGTCGCCATTCATGTTCCTGCTGGGCTCCAGTTTTGCGTTCTATGTGGTGACACCGCTGGCCTATGATTTCTTCCTGGGGTTCCAGCAGTTTGGGGCCGAGGGCGAAGCCGTTGCCGAAGGCGCCGCCGCGCCGCTGAGCGTGGTGTTCCAAGGCTCGGCCCAGGAATACCTGAACCTGACGATCAAATTCATCGTGGCGTTTGGCATGTGTTTCCAGCTGCCGGTGCTGTTGACCCTGATGGGCAAGGCCGGTCTGGTCAGCGCCGAAGGATTGGGCGCGGTGCGCAAATATGCCGTGGTTGCGATCCTGGTGTTGGCCGCATTGGTCACGCCGCCGGATGTGATCACCCAGGTGATCCTGTTCGTGGTGGTCTATGGTCTGTACGAAATCTCGATCTTCCTGGTGCGTCGGGTTGAAACCAAACGCGAAGCAAAACTGCGGGCCGAAGGGTATTACGACGACGAGGACGACGCGGATGATGGCCATTTCGACGACCCGCTGATGGCGGAATTCGACGAGGATGACAAAGCCGACAAGTAA